A window from Cryptomeria japonica chromosome 1, Sugi_1.0, whole genome shotgun sequence encodes these proteins:
- the LOC131034144 gene encoding chitinase 2-like, with translation MREPKRNKIQSHYTALSKNYGGSIDYVNFKFYAYDSSTSVSEFMNYFNAQESRCSGAKVLASFVMEGSEGLSPANGFFLACRNLRDSGKLHGIFVWCADTLQSNDFQYEKQCRLSS, from the coding sequence ATGAGAGAACCAAAGAGGAATAAAATACAGTCCCATTACACTGCACTCTCGAAAAACTATGGCGGTTCAATTGACTATGTGAATTTCAAATTTTATGCCTACGACTCGAGCACCAGCGTATCAGAGTTCATGAACTATTTCAACGCTCAGGAGTCTCGCTGTAGCGGTGCAAAAGTGCTGGCTAGTTTCGTGATGGAGGGAAGTGAAGGTTTGTCACCTGCGAATGGCTTCTTTTTGGCGTGCAGAAACCTTAGAGACTCTGGCAAGCTCCACGGCATCTTTGTGTGGTGTGCGGACACCTTGCAGTCTAATGACTTCCAGTATGAAAAGCAATGCAGGCTGTCCTCCTAG